One genomic region from Osmerus eperlanus chromosome 6, fOsmEpe2.1, whole genome shotgun sequence encodes:
- the prr18 gene encoding proline-rich protein 18: protein MPFPPINLHTRISSPGRDLFRRKKANLVPSHSIFSNKSGEEIESDKEKMSMSWSSANLRNLGRKPQQPKTKLPAQKPATGPDTEVKSSWLSLPKPRDSCNSVTRSSSMESTTHRGSKQSSRSSLGKDEGEIQFSLSLTPEAILVIQKRNLEKQMMAKQQKCCASADFRHRRLFPSKRAQGGSKSSAPVVKLEGSEDITTIVKISLLNDQYKYDDVEYEEEDGDVDETVLRKCREWLKGVESAAAFGKVDKLASLPHLKGC from the coding sequence ATGCCTTTCCCTCCTATAAACCTCCATACCAGGATCTCCTCTCCTGGAAGGGACCTGTTCCGGAGGAAGAAAGCCAATTTAGTGCCTTCCCACTCTATCTTTTCCAACAAATCGGGAGAAGAGATTGAATCGGATAAAGAAAAGATGTCTATGTCTTGGTCATCCGCCAACTTGAGGAACTTGGGGAGAAAACCTCAACAACCGAAAACTAAACTCCCCGCGCAGAAGCCGGCCACCGGACCGGACACCGAGGTCAAAAGCTCGTGGCTGAGTTTACCCAAACCCCGGGACTCCTGCAACAGTGTGACGCGTTCGAGCTCCATGGAGTCCACCACACACCGTGGAAGCAAGCAGTCCTCGCGGAGCTCCCTAGGGAAAGATGAAGGAGAGATTCAGTTTTCTCTGAGTCTCACACCCGAAGCCATTCTTGTTATTCAGAAGCGTAATTTAGAAAAGCAAATGATGGCCAAACAGCAGAAGTGCTGTGCGTCGGCGGACTTCCGGCACAGGAGACTGTTCCCATCTAAAAGGGCGCAGGGGGGCTCTAAGAGCAGCGCGCCTGTCGTCAAATTGGAGGGCTCGGAGGATATCACCACCATCGTCAAAATCTCTCTGCTGAACGATCAGTACAAGTACGACGACGTGGAgtacgaggaggaggacggggacgTGGACGAGACGGTCCTGAGGAAATGCAGAGAGTGGCTGAAAGGAGTGGAGAGTGCTGCCGCTTTCGGGAAAGTTGACAAACTTGCCTCTCTCCCGCACCTTAAAGGTTGTTGA